The Arachis hypogaea cultivar Tifrunner chromosome 16, arahy.Tifrunner.gnm2.J5K5, whole genome shotgun sequence genome contains a region encoding:
- the LOC140180187 gene encoding uncharacterized protein: protein MLAIEVIVPQRNKDTTDIKITFNQADIVSSIPNLDDPVMISIQAGRLLVREVLLDPGSSADVLFYSKFQEMKLSEKAMQPSFGELVGFSGERVPIKGYIWLKITMGETPLSRTIDNQYLIVDCPSPYNIILRRPALNIFRAVVSTLHLCVKFQAQDGRIATVHSDRQQARQCYNASYKDPT, encoded by the coding sequence ATGCTGGCAATCGAAGTAATAGTACCACAAAGGAACAAGGATACAACAGATATCAAAATTACCTTCAACCAGGCCGACATAGTGTCGTCTATCCCAAACTTAGACGATCCGGTGATGATTTCCATCCAAGCAGGCAGATTATTGGTAAGAGAAGTCCTTTTGGACCCAGGTAGTAGTGCAGATGtccttttttattctaaattccaAGAAATGAAATTATCTGAAAAAGCCATGCAACCTTCATTCGGAGAACTAGTAGGGTTCTCCGGAGAGAGGGTCCCAATAAAAGGCTACATATGGTTAAAAATAACAATGGGGGAGACACCATTATCACGGACCATTGATAACCAGTACCTTATAGTCGACTGCCCTAGTCCTTACAATATTATTCTCAGAAGACCTGCTCTGAACATATTCAGAGCAGTAGTGTCTACCTTACATTTATGTGTTAAGTTTCAGGCACAGGATGGTAGGATAGCAACAGTCCACTCAGACCGCCAACAAGCTCGGCAGTGTTACAATGCAAGCTATAAAGATCCGACATGA